In a genomic window of Pseudomonas mohnii:
- a CDS encoding putative quinol monooxygenase, with protein MSELQGFILHAKTRPEKSDAFEAFFSGYVEASRAEPGCIEYHMLRDKQDPTLFIFYEIWQSQAHLDVHSNLPHMKQFLDQRDEYLERDFEIRAIDMISPSSASR; from the coding sequence ATGAGTGAACTGCAAGGCTTCATCCTGCACGCCAAGACCCGCCCGGAAAAATCCGACGCCTTCGAAGCTTTTTTCAGCGGCTATGTAGAAGCCAGTCGCGCCGAACCCGGTTGCATCGAGTACCACATGCTGCGCGACAAACAGGACCCGACCCTGTTCATCTTCTACGAGATCTGGCAGTCCCAGGCCCACCTCGACGTGCACTCTAATCTGCCGCACATGAAACAGTTCCTCGATCAACGCGACGAATACCTGGAGCGGGATTTCGAGATCCGCGCCATCGACATGATCAGCCCGTCGTCCGCTAGCCGCTGA
- a CDS encoding LysR substrate-binding domain-containing protein translates to MHFDLTDLRLHLNILDSGNITAGAARSHLSLAAASARIRAMEASIGVDFLERGRRGVTPTPAGKALAQHARLLLQHAERMQQDLAEYANGVKGQVRLLCNTTALTEYLPELLADFLREHPNLDIDLQELPSARITHALRQGAADLGIVSDAVDTDNLQTLPFRDDPLGLIVPRHHPLADTRSIAFSDTLHHDYVGLNANSALAVYLEEQALHVGARLQIRIRADGFDGVMRMVARGAGLAIVPLAAVERWPGEAPFNCIALQEPWARRTLQLCARDFATLPGYAKALLHALTLP, encoded by the coding sequence ATGCACTTCGACCTGACCGACCTGCGCCTGCACCTGAATATCCTCGACAGCGGCAACATCACCGCCGGTGCCGCGCGCAGTCACTTGTCGCTGGCAGCGGCGAGCGCACGAATCCGTGCCATGGAAGCATCAATCGGCGTTGATTTTCTCGAGCGTGGCCGGCGTGGCGTCACTCCCACGCCGGCGGGAAAAGCGCTGGCGCAGCACGCCCGGCTCTTGCTGCAACACGCTGAACGCATGCAGCAGGACCTCGCCGAATACGCCAATGGCGTCAAAGGTCAGGTGCGGCTGTTGTGCAACACCACGGCGCTCACCGAGTACCTGCCGGAACTGCTCGCGGACTTTCTGCGCGAACATCCCAACCTGGACATCGACCTGCAGGAACTGCCCAGCGCCCGCATCACCCATGCCTTGCGTCAGGGCGCGGCCGACCTCGGTATCGTCTCTGACGCCGTGGACACCGACAACCTGCAGACCCTGCCGTTTCGTGACGATCCACTGGGGTTGATCGTGCCCCGTCATCACCCTCTGGCCGACACTCGGTCGATCGCCTTCAGCGATACACTGCACCACGATTACGTTGGATTGAACGCCAACAGCGCGTTGGCGGTGTACCTCGAAGAGCAAGCGCTGCACGTCGGCGCGCGCTTGCAGATCCGCATCCGCGCGGATGGTTTCGATGGCGTGATGCGCATGGTCGCTCGCGGCGCGGGACTGGCGATTGTGCCGTTGGCGGCGGTCGAACGCTGGCCGGGGGAAGCCCCTTTCAACTGCATCGCCCTGCAGGAACCCTGGGCCCGACGCACGCTCCAGCTCTGCGCCAGGGATTTCGCGACACTGCCCGGTTATGCCAAGGCCTTGCTGCATGCCTTGACTCTCCCCTGA
- the mmsB gene encoding 3-hydroxyisobutyrate dehydrogenase, with the protein MKIAFIGLGNMGAPMARNLIKAGHALRLVDLNKAVLAELEQLGGSISASAREAAEGAELVITMLPAAVHVRSVWLGEDGVLAGIGKGVPAVDCSTIDPQTARDVAAAAAKQGVAMADAPVSGGTGGAAAGTLTFMVGATAELFATLQPVLAQMGRNIVHCGEVGTGQIAKICNNLLLGISMVGVSEAMALGDALGIDTKVLAGIINSSTGRCWSSEMYNPWPGIVETAPASRGYTGGFGAELMLKDLGLATEAARQAHQPVVLGAVAQQLYQAMSLRGEGGNDFSAIINSYRKPQ; encoded by the coding sequence ATGAAAATCGCTTTTATCGGTCTGGGCAACATGGGCGCGCCGATGGCGCGCAACCTGATCAAGGCCGGCCATGCCCTGCGCCTGGTCGACCTGAACAAAGCCGTGCTGGCGGAACTCGAGCAGTTGGGCGGCAGCATCAGTGCCTCGGCGCGGGAAGCGGCGGAGGGTGCCGAGCTGGTGATCACCATGCTGCCGGCGGCCGTGCATGTGCGCAGTGTCTGGCTGGGTGAAGACGGCGTTCTGGCCGGTATCGGCAAAGGCGTACCGGCTGTGGATTGCAGCACCATCGACCCGCAGACCGCGCGTGACGTGGCTGCCGCTGCTGCCAAGCAAGGCGTGGCCATGGCCGATGCCCCGGTGTCCGGCGGCACGGGTGGCGCAGCCGCCGGGACGTTGACCTTCATGGTCGGCGCCACCGCGGAACTGTTCGCCACCCTGCAACCGGTACTCGCACAAATGGGCCGCAACATCGTCCATTGCGGTGAGGTCGGCACCGGGCAAATCGCTAAAATCTGCAACAACCTGCTGCTGGGGATATCCATGGTCGGCGTCAGCGAAGCCATGGCCCTGGGCGATGCCCTGGGCATCGACACCAAGGTGCTGGCGGGCATCATCAACAGCTCCACCGGGCGTTGCTGGAGTTCGGAGATGTACAACCCGTGGCCGGGCATCGTCGAAACGGCGCCTGCGTCACGCGGCTATACCGGCGGTTTCGGTGCCGAACTGATGCTCAAGGATCTGGGGCTGGCCACCGAAGCGGCGCGTCAGGCGCACCAACCGGTGGTGCTCGGCGCGGTGGCCCAGCAGTTGTATCAGGCGATGAGTTTGCGTGGGGAAGGCGGGAACGACTTCTCGGCGATCATCAACAGTTATCGCAAACCGCAATAA
- a CDS encoding MerR family transcriptional regulator, with translation MYIGQAARLSGSTVKSIRHYEAIGLLPPAQRHGKYRTYSQQHVELLMFIKCAQQLGFRLKEMQAMFEQHRGEAFPWALARVAIADKKRELMDNIDALQQRHRALEDLEASLQNAQEQCRLDSL, from the coding sequence ATGTACATAGGTCAAGCCGCGCGACTCTCGGGAAGCACCGTCAAAAGCATCCGCCACTATGAAGCCATCGGCTTGTTGCCCCCCGCGCAACGCCATGGAAAGTACCGCACTTACTCGCAGCAACACGTCGAGTTGCTGATGTTCATCAAGTGTGCCCAACAGCTGGGCTTCAGGCTCAAGGAAATGCAGGCGATGTTCGAACAGCACCGGGGCGAGGCCTTTCCATGGGCACTTGCGCGAGTCGCCATCGCCGACAAAAAACGCGAGCTGATGGACAACATCGACGCCCTCCAACAACGCCACCGGGCGCTGGAGGACTTAGAGGCGAGCTTGCAGAATGCTCAGGAACAGTGCCGGCTCGACAGTCTTTGA
- a CDS encoding LysR family transcriptional regulator, producing MKARSDELQIFVCVIECGSISAAAEQVGQTPSAVSRTLSRLEAKLDTTLINRTTRRMDLTEEGKYFFEQAKLILDQMDELEERLSSRQQTPSGRLRINAASPFMLHAIVPYIDEFRRLYPDIQLELNSNDLIIDLLEQSTDIAIRIGTLADSTLHARSLGCSPLHIVASQAYLEKHGTPTAVADLAAHTLLGFTQNEGLNQWPLRYVHGDRWPIQASLSASSGETIRHLALEGQGIASLSHYMTIDDIRAGRLKVLLAEFNSGYRQPINAVYYRNSQLALRIQCFLDFIQSKLALYAADDFSD from the coding sequence GTGAAAGCCAGATCCGATGAATTGCAGATTTTCGTCTGCGTGATTGAGTGCGGGTCGATTTCTGCGGCGGCCGAACAGGTTGGGCAAACGCCTTCGGCGGTCAGCCGCACGCTGTCGCGGCTGGAGGCCAAGCTTGATACCACGTTGATCAACCGCACGACGCGGCGCATGGACCTGACCGAGGAGGGCAAGTATTTCTTCGAACAGGCCAAGCTGATTCTCGATCAGATGGACGAACTCGAAGAGCGCCTGTCTTCGCGCCAGCAAACGCCGTCCGGGCGTTTGCGCATCAACGCCGCATCGCCATTCATGCTGCACGCGATCGTGCCCTACATCGATGAGTTCCGCCGGCTCTATCCGGACATTCAACTGGAACTCAACAGCAACGATCTGATCATCGACCTGCTCGAACAGAGCACCGACATCGCCATCCGCATCGGCACCCTGGCCGACTCGACCCTGCATGCCCGCTCCCTGGGTTGCAGTCCGCTGCACATCGTCGCCAGCCAGGCGTACCTGGAAAAGCACGGTACGCCCACCGCCGTGGCCGACCTCGCCGCCCACACCTTGTTGGGATTCACCCAGAACGAAGGCCTCAACCAATGGCCGCTGCGCTACGTGCACGGTGACCGCTGGCCGATCCAGGCCTCCCTCAGTGCCTCCAGCGGCGAAACCATTCGTCATCTGGCGCTGGAAGGGCAGGGCATCGCCAGCCTGTCGCATTACATGACCATCGACGACATCCGCGCCGGACGCTTGAAAGTCTTGCTGGCCGAGTTCAACAGTGGTTATCGCCAGCCGATCAACGCGGTGTATTACCGCAACTCGCAACTGGCCCTGCGAATTCAATGTTTCCTGGATTTCATCCAGAGCAAATTGGCGCTGTACGCAGCCGACGATTTCAGCGACTGA
- a CDS encoding IS110 family transposase produces the protein MTILDSQVVVGVDVAKDEIVVYRCDEESTLIVANERSALKKWLKLLPDNCALALEATNTYHLDTTEIAHELGHDVYVIDGSRLNKYRDGIGVRAKTDALDAVLLARYLGKESDKLRVWSPPPKAYTQLKSLLRRRAELVRHRVAIKQSWRDEPLLEEALGEYLRCVEQIEKGIQKALKNIVSEAGMDAQVKRCQAVEGIGVLTATAAVTAFMRGEFSDSDGFIAFLGMDPRVRQSGKKDQRRYLSKRGDSEFRRLFHNSAMAASRSPTWRPFYQRYLDRGLKGTQALVILARKLARVVFALMKNQSEYQPNSMFGGSPQT, from the coding sequence ATGACAATCCTTGATTCGCAGGTGGTCGTTGGTGTGGATGTGGCGAAGGATGAGATCGTTGTCTATCGATGCGACGAAGAGAGCACTTTGATCGTCGCCAATGAACGATCAGCACTGAAAAAGTGGCTTAAGTTATTGCCAGACAACTGTGCACTGGCGCTTGAAGCGACCAACACCTACCACCTCGACACGACGGAAATCGCTCATGAACTGGGTCATGACGTTTACGTCATTGATGGCAGCCGCCTTAATAAATACCGCGATGGGATAGGTGTCCGGGCAAAAACAGATGCTCTGGACGCGGTCTTGCTGGCGCGTTATTTGGGCAAGGAGTCCGACAAGCTCAGGGTCTGGAGTCCGCCTCCCAAGGCTTACACGCAGCTCAAAAGCTTGCTGCGACGCCGGGCTGAGCTTGTTCGACATCGGGTGGCAATCAAGCAAAGTTGGAGGGACGAACCCTTGCTCGAAGAGGCGCTGGGTGAATACCTGCGCTGTGTAGAGCAGATTGAAAAAGGCATTCAGAAGGCGCTGAAGAACATCGTTAGCGAAGCGGGTATGGACGCTCAGGTAAAACGCTGCCAAGCCGTTGAAGGCATAGGCGTCCTGACGGCCACAGCGGCGGTAACAGCTTTCATGCGCGGAGAGTTTTCCGACAGCGATGGCTTCATCGCCTTCCTGGGAATGGATCCGCGAGTGAGACAATCAGGCAAGAAAGATCAGAGACGCTACTTGTCCAAACGGGGCGATTCGGAGTTCCGGCGCTTATTTCACAACAGCGCAATGGCTGCCAGCCGCTCACCAACCTGGAGACCGTTCTATCAGCGTTACCTGGACCGAGGCCTCAAAGGTACCCAGGCCTTGGTGATTCTGGCTCGCAAACTGGCCAGAGTGGTGTTTGCCTTGATGAAAAACCAAAGTGAGTACCAACCAAATTCTATGTTTGGGGGTTCCCCCCAAACATAG
- a CDS encoding NAD(P)H-dependent oxidoreductase, which produces MKKVLLLNGGKKFAHSDGRYNTTLHETALSVLDRGGVDVKTTFIDEGYDIAEEVAKFLWADVIIYQMPGWWMGAPWTVKKYIDEVFTEGHGSLYASDGRTRSDASQKYGSGGLIQGKQYMLSLTWNAPQQAFDDPTDFFEGKGVDAVYFPFHKANEFLGMTGLPTFLCVDVMKRPNIEADVVRYEQHLIEVFGLKA; this is translated from the coding sequence ATGAAAAAAGTCCTGTTGCTCAATGGCGGCAAAAAATTCGCCCACTCCGATGGCCGCTACAACACCACCCTCCACGAAACCGCATTGAGCGTGCTGGACCGTGGTGGCGTGGATGTCAAAACCACGTTCATCGACGAGGGCTACGACATCGCGGAAGAAGTCGCCAAGTTCCTCTGGGCCGACGTGATCATTTACCAGATGCCCGGCTGGTGGATGGGCGCGCCGTGGACCGTGAAGAAGTACATCGATGAAGTGTTCACCGAAGGCCATGGCAGTCTCTATGCCAGCGACGGTCGTACCCGTTCCGACGCATCGCAGAAGTACGGCAGCGGCGGCTTGATCCAGGGCAAACAGTACATGCTGTCCCTCACCTGGAACGCACCGCAGCAAGCCTTTGACGACCCGACCGACTTCTTTGAAGGCAAAGGCGTGGACGCGGTGTACTTTCCTTTCCACAAGGCCAACGAATTCCTCGGCATGACCGGATTGCCGACATTCCTCTGTGTTGACGTGATGAAACGCCCGAACATCGAAGCCGATGTGGTGCGCTACGAGCAGCATTTGATTGAGGTGTTTGGCCTGAAGGCTTGA
- a CDS encoding cupin domain-containing protein, translated as MSAPITVLRDTHPLPVLDACKWEKLEGDPHTVNLNAYTSEDGSKIMGTWICTPGKWYVEYVKWEYCHFQEGYCIITPEGMAPIHLRAGDIFVIEPGMKGTWEVVETVRKYFVFA; from the coding sequence ATGTCCGCACCGATTACTGTTCTTCGCGACACTCACCCGCTGCCGGTGCTCGACGCCTGCAAATGGGAAAAACTCGAAGGCGATCCGCATACCGTCAACCTCAACGCCTACACCAGCGAAGACGGCAGCAAGATCATGGGCACCTGGATCTGCACGCCGGGCAAGTGGTATGTGGAATACGTGAAGTGGGAGTACTGCCACTTCCAGGAAGGCTACTGCATCATCACCCCGGAAGGCATGGCGCCGATCCACCTGCGCGCCGGTGACATTTTCGTCATCGAGCCAGGCATGAAAGGCACGTGGGAAGTGGTGGAGACCGTGCGCAAGTATTTCGTGTTTGCCTGA
- a CDS encoding NAD(P)H-dependent oxidoreductase has product MGKRMLVILGHPSSNSFCAAIAERYTQSALQAGHEVRQLLLGKMDFDPILREGYQQVQPLEADLRQAQADILWAEHLTLVYPIWWGGIPALLKGFFDRVLLPGFAFKYREGKAFPDKLLHGRSAHLLVTMDTPPWYYRWIYRMPGLHEVRKTTLEFCGIKPTKTLTFGPILGASAAQRQTWLEQVHAIAAH; this is encoded by the coding sequence ATGGGCAAACGAATGCTGGTGATTCTGGGTCATCCGTCGAGCAACAGTTTTTGCGCCGCCATCGCCGAGCGCTACACGCAATCGGCGCTGCAGGCCGGGCATGAGGTGCGCCAATTGCTTCTCGGGAAAATGGACTTCGATCCCATCCTGCGCGAAGGCTATCAACAGGTTCAACCACTGGAAGCGGACTTGCGCCAGGCGCAGGCAGACATCTTGTGGGCCGAGCATCTGACGCTGGTCTATCCGATCTGGTGGGGCGGGATTCCAGCCTTGCTCAAGGGCTTTTTCGATCGCGTTTTGCTGCCCGGTTTCGCCTTCAAGTACCGCGAAGGCAAGGCCTTTCCCGACAAACTGCTGCACGGTCGCAGCGCCCATTTGCTGGTAACCATGGATACGCCACCCTGGTACTACCGCTGGATCTATCGCATGCCGGGGCTGCACGAGGTCCGCAAGACCACACTGGAGTTTTGCGGTATCAAGCCCACCAAAACCCTCACGTTCGGGCCGATTCTCGGGGCCAGCGCAGCGCAACGGCAGACCTGGCTCGAACAGGTGCATGCTATCGCCGCTCATTGA
- a CDS encoding NAD-dependent epimerase/dehydratase family protein — protein sequence MNVFVTGAAGFIGGSIATGLIRAGHRVTGLVRSAEQADELTALGITPVIGTLDDSALLADQARTADAVINAASSDHRGAVQALLDALRGSNKVFLHTSGSSIVGDASGGKSSDVIYYEDNLPEPTVDKAARVAIDNLILAAAGDGVNSAVICNTLIYGHSLGVHRDSVQLPRLLKQARKSGVVRHVGTGQNIWSNVHIEDVVALYLLALSKNVPGTFYFVESGEASFIDMTTAMAEVLKLGKPQDWALKDAEAEWGYEMANYGLGSNSRVRGKHARELLGWVPKRTSVVEWILNEMV from the coding sequence ATGAATGTATTCGTCACCGGCGCCGCCGGCTTCATCGGCGGCTCGATCGCCACGGGCCTGATCCGCGCCGGCCATCGGGTCACCGGTCTGGTGCGCAGCGCCGAACAAGCGGATGAACTGACAGCGCTGGGCATCACCCCGGTCATCGGCACTCTTGACGACAGCGCACTATTGGCCGATCAGGCCCGCACCGCCGACGCGGTGATCAACGCCGCCAGCAGTGACCATCGCGGTGCGGTGCAGGCCCTGCTAGACGCCCTGCGCGGTTCCAATAAGGTATTCCTGCACACCAGCGGTTCGAGCATCGTCGGCGATGCGTCGGGCGGTAAGTCCAGCGATGTCATCTACTACGAAGACAACCTGCCGGAACCGACCGTCGACAAGGCTGCACGGGTGGCCATCGACAACCTGATCCTGGCGGCGGCCGGGGACGGCGTGAATTCGGCGGTCATCTGCAACACCCTGATCTACGGCCACAGCCTGGGCGTCCATCGCGACAGCGTGCAGTTGCCGCGTTTACTGAAACAGGCGCGTAAAAGTGGCGTGGTGCGCCACGTCGGGACCGGCCAGAACATCTGGTCCAACGTGCACATCGAAGACGTGGTGGCCCTGTACCTGCTGGCGCTGAGCAAAAACGTCCCCGGCACGTTCTACTTTGTCGAAAGCGGCGAAGCGTCGTTCATCGACATGACCACGGCGATGGCCGAGGTGTTGAAACTGGGCAAGCCGCAAGACTGGGCGCTGAAAGACGCCGAAGCCGAATGGGGTTATGAAATGGCCAACTATGGCCTGGGCTCCAACAGCCGGGTTCGCGGCAAGCATGCGCGGGAGTTGCTGGGCTGGGTGCCGAAGCGTACGTCGGTGGTTGAATGGATTCTTAACGAGATGGTGTGA
- a CDS encoding SulP family inorganic anion transporter: protein MKPKHLRADALAGLTTSFALLPECIAFALVAHLNPLMGLYGAFIICTLTALFGGRPGMVSGAAGSMAVVIVALVVQHGVQYLLATVLLGGLVMLAFGLLRLGKLVRMVPHPVMLGFVNGLAIIIALAQLEHFKSGEAWLSGAPLYMMIGLVAVTMAIVYVLPRLTRTVPPALVAILGVGLAVYLLGLPTRTLGDMAHIAGGLPTFALPDLPWNLDTLRIIAPYAILMALVGLLETLLTLNLTDEITESRGYPDRECVALGAANVVSGLLGGMGGCAMIGQTVINLSSGGRGRLSGVVAGVAILLFILFLSPLIERIPLAALVGVMFVVSQQTFAWASLRVLNKVPLNDVLVIIAVTVITVFTDLATAVLCGIIIAALNFAWQQARELYADTHVEADGSKLYLLHGTLFFASTTPFLNQFDPANDPSVVTLDCRHLSFVDYSAIAALKTLRERYEKAGKHLRVLHLSERCKKLLKRARVQHD from the coding sequence ATGAAACCAAAACATCTACGCGCCGATGCCCTGGCCGGCCTCACCACGTCTTTCGCCTTGCTGCCCGAATGCATCGCCTTCGCGCTGGTGGCCCACCTCAACCCGCTGATGGGCCTGTATGGCGCGTTCATCATTTGCACCCTGACCGCGCTGTTCGGTGGTCGGCCGGGCATGGTCTCCGGGGCCGCGGGTTCGATGGCGGTGGTGATTGTCGCGCTGGTGGTGCAGCACGGCGTGCAGTACTTGCTGGCCACGGTGTTGCTCGGTGGCCTGGTCATGCTGGCGTTCGGGCTGCTGCGGCTGGGCAAACTGGTGCGGATGGTGCCGCACCCGGTGATGCTCGGCTTCGTCAATGGCCTGGCGATCATCATTGCCCTGGCGCAACTGGAGCACTTCAAAAGCGGTGAGGCCTGGTTGAGCGGTGCGCCGCTGTACATGATGATCGGCCTGGTCGCGGTGACGATGGCGATTGTCTATGTATTGCCGCGCCTGACCCGCACGGTCCCGCCAGCGTTGGTGGCGATTCTGGGCGTTGGCCTGGCGGTTTACCTGCTCGGCCTGCCGACCCGAACCCTGGGCGACATGGCGCACATCGCCGGTGGCCTGCCGACATTTGCCCTGCCGGACCTTCCCTGGAACCTGGACACCCTGCGCATCATCGCGCCCTACGCGATCCTGATGGCGCTGGTCGGTTTGCTGGAAACCCTGCTGACCCTGAACCTCACCGATGAAATCACCGAGAGCCGCGGCTACCCCGATCGCGAATGCGTGGCGTTGGGCGCGGCCAACGTGGTGTCCGGCCTGTTGGGCGGCATGGGTGGTTGCGCGATGATCGGCCAGACCGTGATCAACCTCAGTTCCGGTGGTCGTGGTCGCTTGTCCGGTGTGGTCGCCGGGGTGGCGATCTTGCTGTTCATTCTGTTTCTGTCGCCGCTGATCGAGCGCATTCCGCTGGCAGCTTTGGTCGGGGTGATGTTCGTGGTGTCGCAGCAGACCTTTGCCTGGGCCTCGCTGCGGGTGCTGAACAAGGTGCCGCTCAATGACGTGCTGGTGATCATCGCAGTGACGGTGATCACGGTGTTCACCGATCTGGCGACGGCCGTGCTGTGCGGCATCATCATCGCGGCCCTCAACTTCGCCTGGCAGCAAGCCCGTGAGTTGTATGCCGACACTCACGTCGAAGCCGACGGCAGCAAGCTGTACCTGCTGCATGGCACGCTGTTCTTCGCCTCGACCACACCCTTTCTCAATCAGTTCGATCCTGCCAACGACCCGTCCGTGGTGACCCTCGATTGTCGCCACCTGAGCTTCGTCGATTACTCGGCCATCGCCGCGCTCAAGACATTGCGCGAGCGCTATGAAAAGGCTGGGAAGCACCTGCGGGTGTTGCACTTGTCCGAACGCTGCAAGAAGCTGCTCAAGCGGGCGCGCGTGCAGCACGACTGA
- a CDS encoding CoA-acylating methylmalonate-semialdehyde dehydrogenase, translating to MNASLTPNETTLHKVKLLIDGEWVESKTTEWHDIINPATQQVLAKVPFATAEEVDAAISAAHRAFQTWKLTPIGARMRIMLKLQALIREHSKRIAVVLSNEQGKTIADAEGDIFRGLEVVEHACSIGTLQMGEFAENVAGGVDTYTLRQPIGVCAGITPFNFPAMIPLWMFPMAIACGNTFVLKPSEQDPLSTMLLVELAIEAGVPAGVLNVVHGGKDVVDALCTHKDIKAVSFVGSTAVGTHVYDLAGKHGKRVQSMMGAKNHAVVLPDANREQALNALVGAGFGAAGQRCMATSVVVLVGAAKQWLPDLKALAQKLKVNAGSEPGTDVGPVISKKAKARILDLIESGIKEGAKLELDGRDITVPGFEQGNFVGPTLFSGVTTDMQIYTQEIFGPVLVVLEVNTLDEAIALVNANPFGNGTGLFTQSGAAARKFQSEIDVGQVGINIPIPVPVPFFSFTGSRGSKLGDLGPYGKQVVQFYTQTKTVTSRWFDDDSVNDGVNTTINLR from the coding sequence ATGAACGCTTCGCTTACGCCTAACGAAACCACGCTGCACAAGGTCAAGTTGTTGATCGATGGCGAGTGGGTCGAATCCAAGACCACTGAATGGCACGACATCATCAACCCGGCGACCCAACAGGTGCTGGCCAAGGTGCCGTTTGCCACCGCCGAAGAAGTCGACGCCGCGATCAGCGCCGCCCATCGCGCCTTCCAGACCTGGAAGCTGACACCGATCGGCGCGCGGATGCGCATCATGCTCAAGCTGCAGGCGTTGATTCGCGAACATTCCAAACGCATCGCCGTCGTGCTCAGCAACGAGCAAGGCAAAACCATTGCCGACGCCGAGGGCGACATTTTCCGTGGCCTGGAAGTGGTCGAACACGCGTGCTCCATTGGCACCCTGCAAATGGGCGAGTTCGCTGAAAACGTCGCCGGTGGCGTCGACACCTACACCCTGCGTCAACCGATCGGCGTCTGCGCCGGCATCACCCCGTTCAACTTCCCGGCGATGATTCCGCTGTGGATGTTCCCGATGGCCATCGCCTGCGGCAACACCTTCGTACTCAAGCCGTCCGAGCAGGACCCCCTGTCGACCATGCTGCTGGTGGAATTGGCAATCGAAGCCGGCGTTCCGGCGGGCGTGCTCAACGTCGTGCACGGTGGCAAGGACGTGGTGGATGCGCTCTGCACCCATAAGGACATCAAGGCGGTTTCGTTCGTCGGCTCGACTGCGGTCGGCACTCACGTCTACGACCTGGCCGGCAAGCACGGCAAACGCGTGCAATCGATGATGGGCGCCAAGAACCACGCCGTGGTGCTGCCGGATGCCAATCGCGAACAAGCGCTGAATGCGCTGGTGGGCGCCGGCTTCGGTGCAGCCGGGCAGCGTTGCATGGCCACGTCGGTGGTGGTGCTGGTGGGTGCGGCCAAGCAGTGGCTGCCTGACCTCAAGGCGCTGGCGCAAAAGCTCAAGGTCAACGCGGGCAGTGAGCCGGGCACCGACGTAGGGCCGGTGATCTCGAAAAAGGCCAAGGCGCGGATTCTCGACCTGATCGAAAGCGGCATCAAGGAAGGCGCGAAACTGGAGCTGGACGGTCGCGACATCACGGTTCCCGGTTTCGAGCAGGGCAACTTTGTCGGCCCGACGCTGTTCTCCGGCGTGACCACCGACATGCAGATCTACACCCAGGAAATCTTCGGCCCGGTGCTGGTGGTGCTGGAGGTCAATACCCTCGACGAGGCTATCGCCCTGGTCAACGCCAACCCGTTTGGCAACGGCACCGGCCTGTTCACCCAGAGCGGTGCGGCGGCGCGCAAGTTCCAGAGCGAAATCGACGTCGGCCAGGTCGGTATCAACATCCCGATCCCCGTGCCGGTGCCGTTCTTCAGCTTCACCGGTTCCCGTGGTTCCAAACTCGGCGACCTCGGCCCGTACGGCAAGCAAGTGGTGCAGTTCTACACTCAGACCAAGACGGTCACCAGTCGCTGGTTCGATGACGACAGCGTCAACGACGGTGTGAACACCACCATCAACTTGCGTTAA
- a CDS encoding sulfite exporter TauE/SafE family protein: MNTLASFYQHLGFTLTLLVMATFLLAGTIKGVIGLGLPTIAMGLLGLAMAPSQAAALLIIPATLTNVWQLAFGGHLRGLIKRLWPMLLAIFIGTGAGTVWIGMAGGHWVVRGLGAALLLYALSGLFLPTLRAGARSEPWLGPLCGGLTGVITSATGVFVIPAVPYLQALGLSKDELVQALGLSFTVSTLALAGGLLWRGALGGGELSASLLALIPAVLGMWLGQSLRQRISAALFKRVFFIGLGVLGGHLLISG; encoded by the coding sequence ATGAATACACTTGCCTCGTTTTACCAACATCTCGGTTTCACCCTGACATTACTGGTCATGGCGACCTTTCTGCTGGCCGGCACGATCAAGGGTGTGATCGGCCTGGGTCTGCCGACCATCGCCATGGGCTTGCTCGGTCTGGCTATGGCCCCGTCACAGGCTGCTGCGCTGTTGATCATTCCCGCGACGCTGACCAACGTCTGGCAATTGGCATTCGGCGGACATTTGCGCGGTTTGATCAAACGACTCTGGCCGATGCTGCTGGCGATTTTCATCGGCACCGGGGCCGGCACTGTCTGGATCGGCATGGCTGGCGGGCACTGGGTGGTGCGGGGATTGGGGGCGGCGCTGTTGCTCTATGCGTTGAGCGGGTTGTTTCTGCCGACCTTGCGCGCAGGTGCCCGCAGCGAACCTTGGCTCGGTCCACTGTGCGGTGGACTGACGGGCGTCATCACCTCGGCCACCGGCGTGTTTGTGATCCCGGCGGTGCCGTATCTGCAAGCGCTGGGCTTGAGCAAGGATGAACTGGTACAGGCGCTGGGCCTGTCGTTTACCGTATCGACACTCGCCCTGGCGGGTGGCTTGTTATGGCGTGGCGCGCTCGGTGGCGGCGAGTTGAGCGCGTCCTTGCTGGCGCTGATCCCGGCAGTGCTCGGCATGTGGCTGGGGCAATCGCTGCGCCAACGGATCAGCGCCGCGTTGTTCAAGCGCGTGTTCTTCATCGGCCTCGGCGTGCTCGGCGGCCACTTGTTGATCAGCGGCTAG